Below is a genomic region from Cellulomonas sp. P24.
ACGTTCTCCCTCGTCGTCCCGGCGTCGCTCGTCGACGGGCTGACGTTCGAGCAGTCGTACGCGTTCCTCGACGACTGGGTGCTCGGTGCCCTGGCCGACGTCGGCGTGACGGCCTCGTACGCCGGGTTGAACGACATCGCCTCACCGGCCGGGAAGATCGCCGGTGCCGCGCAGAAGCGCCTGGCGGGCGGGGCCGTGCTGCACCACGTGACCATGGCCTACGACATCGACGCAGACAAGATGCTCGAGGTGCTGCGCATCGGCCGCGAGAAGCTGTCGGACAAGGGCACGACGAGTGCGAACAAGCGGGTGGACCCGGTGCGCTCGCAGACAGGAATCCCCCGGGAGGCCGTCATCGACGCATTCACGCGCCACTTCCGCACGCGCTACTCCACCGTCGACGGAGCGCTCACCGTGGACGAGCTGAATCGGGCCGAGGCGCTGGTCGCGACGAAGTTCGGCACCCCGGAATGGACAGCCCGCGTCCCGTGAGCGGCATTCCATCCGACTCGTGCGGAACCTTCACGAATGGCGCGCGCAGTACACAGAAATCACCGGCAAGATCGTGAGTACCCGCGGCTCGTCCGCACCCCACGCGACCACTGGGAGTCCGTAGTCCATGCCCCGTTCTCCTCGGGCGTCGCGTGACGTCCCCTCGACGAGACACGCGCGACCCGCGACGTCCGCCGCACCGCGCCATGCGCGAACGATCAAGAACCACACCGTCCTGCGATCGGTCGCGCTGACCGCCACCGCGATCGTCGTGTTCGGTGCGTCGGGGGCGACGATCGCCGCCGCCCAGCTCCACGGGAACATCAAGACGGTCGGGAGCCTGGACGGGCTCATCGCGGCACCGACCGCCGCGGCGACGCCGACGGCCGCACCGACGGCGGCGGACCCCAATGCCGGCCATGCGCTCAACATCGTCGCGATCGGGTCGGACACCCGCTCGGGCGCGAACGCCACGATCGGTGGTGCGGATCCCGGTCAGAGGTCCGACACGACGATGGTCATCCACATCTCGGCCGACCGCAGCCGCATCGATGTCGTCTCGATCCCGCGCGACTCGCTCGTGAACATCCCGGCGTGCCACCTGGACTACAGCCCGACGGGGAAGATGTCGCAGCCGCAGAGGAACGTGATGTTCAACTCCGCCTACAGCATCGGGGCCTCGACCGGGGACACCGGCCTCGCAGCGGCGTGCACGATGTCGACGATCCAGACCATGACGGGCCTGACCATCGACGGCTTCGCGCTGGTCGACTTCGAAGGGTTCCAGCAGATGGTCACCGCGATCGGCGGAGTGCGCGTCTGCGTGCCGAAGCCGCTGGTCGACGGGGTCTACACCAGCCTCGACCTCTCGGCCGGCTGGCACGACCTGACGGGGTCCCAGGCCCTGGACTACGTGCGTGCCCGGCACGTCAAGGGTTCCGACGGGTCCGACCTCGAACGGATCGAACGTCAGAAGTCGTTCGTCGGCGCCCTCGTGCGCAAGGTGGACTCCTCTGCGGTGCTGTCGAGCCCCGTGTCGATCACCCGGTTCCTCGACGCCGCGACCAAGTCGCTCACGATGTCGAAGAACCTGGCGGACATCAAGAACCTCGTCGGGCTGGCCTGGAACCTGCGGCATCTCACCCCCTCGGACGTCCGATTCGTGACGGTGCCCGTCGGACCCGCGCCCAGTGATCCGAACCGCGTCGTCTGGACCTCGAAGGCGACCGAGCTGTGGAAGAAGCTCCTCAACGACCAGCCGCTCGTCGACACCCCCGCCGCCACCACTCCCGCCGCGACGGCCACGGCCCCGGCAGGCACGTCCGCCGGGAGCTCCGCCGCCGGGAGCAGCGCCGGTGGGAGCACGCCCGCCACCGCGGCGACGCAGCCGACGCCGGATCCGACGCCGAGCAGCGACTTCGCGCTCACGACGGGTGTCCAGGCACAGGCAGCCGTCTGCGGCTGACGTCGACCTCGGTCGGCGTGCCTGGTCACCGGGCCGTCCCCGGGAGTGAGGGATCGGGGGAGCGCGGGGCCCCGGGCGTCAGGGGGCGGGCCGCGCGCCGAACACCGCGGTGCCGACGCGGACCATGGTGGCACCCTCCGCGATGGCCGCCTCGAGGTCCCCGCTCATTCCCATGGACAGCTCGGTGGCGTCCGCGGTGCCGGCGGCGGCTGAGCCAACGGTCGCATCACGGATGTCACGGAGACGCGCGTAGCCCGACCGGACGATCCGCTCGTCCGTCGATCGGGCACCGACCGTCATGAAGCCGCGCAACCGGAGCCCGGGCAGCTCGGCGACGCGCGCCGCCAGGTCACCGGCGGCCGCAGGTGCCGTACCGAACTTGCTCTCCTCGCCGGACACGTTCACCTGCACCATGACGTCGAGCACACGACCCGCACCGAGAGCGCGGGTCGCGAGCCGTCGTGCGAGCTCGATCGAGTCGACGGTCTGGACGCACGTCGTCCAGGGGAGCACCTGGTTGACCTTGTTCGACTGCAGGTGCCCGATCAGATGGACCTCGGGGGAGAGGTCCGCCAGCCCCGGCCCCTTGTCGACGAGCTCCTGGACCCGGTTCTCGCCGATCAACGTCCCGCCGGCGAGGACCGCCGCACGAACCAGCGCGAGAGGTTGGGTCTTCGTCGCGAGCAGGACGTGGACGGTCCCGGGTGCGCGCCCGGCCGCATCGACGGCCTCCGCCACCCGGTCCCGGACCTCGGCGAGCCGGGCGGCGATGCCCCGGGCGGCGTCGGCGTCGACCATGCCGCTCAGTCCCGAGCGATCGGAGCGACGACCGCACCGGTGAGCCGGATGAGGTCGACCGGGCTCAGCTCGACGTCGAGGCCGCGCCG
It encodes:
- a CDS encoding LCP family protein, with the protein product MPRSPRASRDVPSTRHARPATSAAPRHARTIKNHTVLRSVALTATAIVVFGASGATIAAAQLHGNIKTVGSLDGLIAAPTAAATPTAAPTAADPNAGHALNIVAIGSDTRSGANATIGGADPGQRSDTTMVIHISADRSRIDVVSIPRDSLVNIPACHLDYSPTGKMSQPQRNVMFNSAYSIGASTGDTGLAAACTMSTIQTMTGLTIDGFALVDFEGFQQMVTAIGGVRVCVPKPLVDGVYTSLDLSAGWHDLTGSQALDYVRARHVKGSDGSDLERIERQKSFVGALVRKVDSSAVLSSPVSITRFLDAATKSLTMSKNLADIKNLVGLAWNLRHLTPSDVRFVTVPVGPAPSDPNRVVWTSKATELWKKLLNDQPLVDTPAATTPAATATAPAGTSAGSSAAGSSAGGSTPATAATQPTPDPTPSSDFALTTGVQAQAAVCG
- a CDS encoding YggS family pyridoxal phosphate-dependent enzyme; amino-acid sequence: MVDADAARGIAARLAEVRDRVAEAVDAAGRAPGTVHVLLATKTQPLALVRAAVLAGGTLIGENRVQELVDKGPGLADLSPEVHLIGHLQSNKVNQVLPWTTCVQTVDSIELARRLATRALGAGRVLDVMVQVNVSGEESKFGTAPAAAGDLAARVAELPGLRLRGFMTVGARSTDERIVRSGYARLRDIRDATVGSAAAGTADATELSMGMSGDLEAAIAEGATMVRVGTAVFGARPAP